In Raphanus sativus cultivar WK10039 unplaced genomic scaffold, ASM80110v3 Scaffold3502, whole genome shotgun sequence, a single genomic region encodes these proteins:
- the LOC130506646 gene encoding pentatricopeptide repeat-containing protein At1g09820-like has translation MFIKSFAVRRKLSRLSRLCSSYSATTITNTPYPPRDDVALIADLIEKQHWPKLRLHVKDTNPNELFHQLISSNLDPDLCLRYYTWLATNNHRNISLSLELTFKLLHSLANAKRYSKIRSFLDGFVKKRSEHSVHSILHAISLCDNLCVNSILADMLVLAYANNSRFELALEAFKRAGYYGYKLSSLSCKPLMVALLKEKRFADVEFVYREMIRRRIQPDVFAFNVVINSFCKRGKMSKAKDVMEDMKVYGASPPDVVSYNTLIDGYCKLGGMGKMYKADGVLKEMVESEVSPNLTTFNILIDGFWKDGNYSGSMKVFKEMLDQDVKPNVVTYNSLINGLCSVGKVSEATCMHDKMVSAGVQPDLITYNSLINGFCKNGMMKEALDMFASLKGRGIVPTATTYNMLIDAYCKSGKVEDGFKVKEEMEREGIVPNVETYNCLIGGLCRNGNMEAAKKLFDQLSSKGLPDLVTYHILMDGYCRKGETRKAAMLLREGITKMGLKPRHLTYNILMEGYCKEGNLKGAGNVRIQMEKERRLRMNVASYNVLLQGYSQKGKMEEANRLLNEMLEKGLIPNRITYEIVKAEMVDKGFVPDIEGHLFNVSTKS, from the coding sequence TTACCCGCCTAGAGATGACGTGGCTTTAATCGCAGATCTCATAGAGAAGCAGCACTGGCCAAAGCTCAGACTCCACGTGAAAGACACAAACCCCAACGAACTCTTTCACCAGCTGATAAGTTCCAACCTCGACCCTGATCTGTGTCTCCGCTACTACACCTGGTTAGCGACGAACAACCACCGTAACATCTCCCTATCGTTAGAGCTAACCTTCAAGCTATTGCACTCTCTCGCCAACGCTAAAAGGTACTCAAAGATCCGATCTTTCCTCGACGGGTTCGTTAAGAAACGATCCGAGCATTCGGTTCACTCAATCCTCCACGCGATCTCCCTCTGTGACAATCTCTGCGTCAATTCGATTCTCGCCGATATGCTTGTCTTGGCTTATGCCAACAACTCGAGATTCGAGTTAGCGTTAGAGGCGTTTAAGCGCGCGGGATATTACGGTTACAAGCTATCATCTTTGTCTTGTAAGCCCTTGATGGTCGCGTTGCTGAAGGAGAAGAGGTTTGCGGATGTTGAGTTTGTATACAGAGAGATGATCAGGAGGAGGATCCAACCGGATGTGTTCGCTTTCAATGTGGTGATCAACTCGTTTTGCAAGAGAGGGAAGATGAGCAAGGCTAAGGATGTTATGGAGGATATGAAAGTGTATGGAGCTTCTCCTCCTGATGTGGTTAGTTATAATACTCTTATCGATGGGTACTGTAAGCTTGGAGGGATGGGGAAGATGTATAAAGCAGATGGGGTTTTGAAGGAGATGGTGGAGAGTGAGGTGTCTCCGAACTTGactacttttaatattttgatcgATGGGTTCTGGAAAGATGGGAATTATTCAGGGAGTATGAAGGTGTTTAAAGAGATGCTGGATCAAGATGTTAAACCTAATGTGGTCACTTATAATTCGCTGATTAATGGTTTGTGTAGTGTGGGGAAGGTGAGCGAGGCTACTTGTATGCATGATAAGATGGTGAGCGCAGGTGTGCAGCCTGATTTGATTACTTACAACTCTCTTATAAACGGGTTTTGTAAGAACGGTATGATGAAGGAAGCTCTTGATATGTTTGCGTCGCTAAAAGGCAGAGGGATTGTTCCCACTGCTACAACATATAACATGCTGATCGATGCGTATTGTAAGTCAGGAAAGGTGGAGGATGGGTTTAAAGTGAAAGAAGAGATGGAGCGAGAAGGGATTGTACCGAACGTTGAGACTTATAATTGCTTGATCGGTGGTTTGTGTAGAAACGGTAACATGGAAGCAGCTAAGAAGCTTTTTGATCAGTTGAGTAGTAAAGGGCTTCCTGATCTTGTGACATATCACATACTCATGGACGGTTACTGCCGCAAAGGAGAAACGAGGAAAGCAGCGATGCTTTTGAGAGAAGGAATAACCAAGATGGGTCTGAAGCCGAGACATCTGACGTATAACATTCTGATGGAAGGTTACTGTAAGGAAGGGAATCTGAAAGGAGCAGGGAACGTGAGGATACAGATGGAGAAAGAGAGGCGGTTGCGGATGAACGTAGCATCGTATAATGTGCTTCTGCAAGGATATTCCCAGAAGGGGAAGATGGAGGAAGCAAACAGGCTTTTGAATGAGATGCTGGAGAAAGGTCTGATCCCGAACCGGATAACCTATGAGATAGTTAAAGCAGAAATGGTGGATAAAGGTTTTGTTCCTGACATTGAAGGGCATCTATTTAACGTCTCCACTAAATCATAA
- the LOC108810727 gene encoding uncharacterized protein LOC108810727, with protein sequence MATTAKNMKGFYKQTKSNITGGISKSKPSSRRVSPKHAATQGSDATQPAALISHGSLDVKGDYDEKEEMLRQFDMNMAYGPCVGMTRLDRWERALRLGMNPPSEIDKLLKTDKVQQDCLWQGRV encoded by the exons ATGGCGACGACTGCGAAGAACATGAAGGGTTTCTACAAGCAGACGAAGAGCAATATCACCGGAGGTATCTCCAAGTCCAAGCCATCTTCCCGGAGAGTGTCTCCCAAACACGCGGCCACCCAGGGCTCCGATGCTACGCAGCCGGCGGCGTTGATTTCGCACGGCTCCCTCGATGTCAAGG GTGATTATGACGAGAAGGAGGAGATGCTCAGGCAGTTTGACATGAACATGGCTTACGGTCCGTGCGTGGGTATGACGAGACTTGATCGATGGGAACGTGCACTGCGCTTAGGGATGAATCCTCCCAGTGAAATCGATAAGCTTTTGAAAACTGACAAGGTTCAGCAGGATTGTCTTTGGCAAGGTCGCGTCTAa
- the LOC108810715 gene encoding uncharacterized protein LOC108810715, with amino-acid sequence MNESSSWSIYSTKDGESEGPWRSSTSMNAISFGFVATAILISMFLLMAIFEHLFRPENSTFESPHRIRQRQNQSRDGSTHFQKLANQASMVPMSMAVDLSVVMPGEKLPSHIALPAPLPCGREGIRWPLHL; translated from the exons ATGAACGAGTCAAGTTCGTGGAGCATCTACAGTACCAAAGATGGAGAGAGTGAAGGGCCATGGAGATCATCCACGTCGATGAATGCGATCTCCTTCGGGTTCGTAGCTACGGCGATACTTATCTCCATGTTCTTGTTAATGGCCATCTTCGAGCATCTCTTTAGACCTGAGAATTCTACATTTGAGTCACCACATAGGATCAGACAACGACAGAACCAAAGCAGAGATGGGTCCACTCATTTCCAGAAACTTGCTAATCAAGCATCCATg GTTCCGATGAGTATGGCAGTGGATCTATCAGTAGTGATGCCGGGAGAGAAGCTGCCGTCGCACATAGCTTTGCCGGCTCCTCTACCTTGTGGAAGAGAAGGCATTCGTTGGCCTCTCCACCTCTAA